The Blastopirellula marina genomic sequence TTCAGGAAGCGATCGATCTTTACACGCAGCTGCTACGCGACGAGCCATCGGTCGATGCCTACGAAGGACGCTCAGGCGTCTACGAGTATCTCGAAAGATATGAAGACGCTGTCGCCGATCTCACGAAGGTCATCGAGCTCGACCCGAGCGAATTCAATTACACCCATCGCGGCGACGTGCTGTTTGCCTGGGCGAAAGAAGCGGAACGAGACGACCTCTTACCCAAGGCCCTGGCCGATTACGAACAGGCGATCGAGGCCTCCCCCGATGACGAACCGTACCAGACAACGCGTTGCCAGATTCTTAGTAAGATGGGACATACCGATCAGGCACTGGGAGGGCTCGACCAAGTGATCCACGATTACCCCAACGAGTTTCATCCCTATACCGTTCGTGGCGAAATCCATTTAGAGCAGCACTCGGTCGACGCGGCCATCGATGACTTCACCGTCGCGATTGGTCTTCTGAAAAAGGAAAACCCAGGCGGCGATTCCGACGCCAAGGATTACTTCGATACGGCGCTCGCCTACGCCTATAAATTCCGGGCAGAAGCTTACCGACTCAACAACCGCAACAGCGATGCCGATGCAGACGAGCGGCGGTTCCAGGAACTTTACGGCCAGCGCTAACATGACCGAAGACCCCATCGCAGACGAGCTCCGCAGCCTGGACCGTAGCGACGCCTCGCGCAAAACGGAAGTCGCCGCGAAGACGCTCAAGGCGGCCCTGACGCACTCCTCCAATCGCATCGTGCAGCGAGCCGCCGAAATGATCGCCGACGCGGAACTCGTTTCGCTGACTGCCGACCTCGTGAAAGCGTATTGGCGGCTTAAGCGGAACCCGCTGAAGAAAGACCCCGGCTGTCTCGGCAAAACGACAATCATAAAAGCGCTCGTGCAGCTGGAACTCGCTGACATGGAAGTCTTTCGCGACGGCATCACGTACCGACAGCTCGAACCCCACTGGAAAGGCGAGATCGACACAGCCGCCGAGTTGCGCGGCGTGTGCGCGATCGGCCTGGTTCACTTCACCCCTGAAATCGAAGTCCTCAATCGCTGCGCCGTGCTGCTGTGCGACGCCTGGCCCGATGCACGGCTCGGGGCGGCACAAGCACTGGGGGCACTCGGGCAGATCGCAGCGGCTCCCCTGCTTCGCTTGAAACTCCTGACCGGCGACCGCCAGGCCGAGGTCCACGGCGAATGCTGTTCGGCTTTGCTGAAATCGGATCGCGAAGAAGGGCTCGCGTTCGTGCAGCAGTTCCTCACTTCGCCTGATGCCGATCAGTGCGTGCAAACGGCCTTGGCCCTGGGTGAAACTCGCCAGCCAGGCACCTTCGACATTCTCCGCAGCGTGTGGGGCCGCCGCTCCGAACTCAGCGTCCGCGAAAGCTTGCTCCTGTGCATCGGTCTGCTGCGAACGACCGAGTCGCAAGAGTTCCTGTTGTTATTGATCGACAAGCGGGATATCCGCACCGCGGCTGATTCCGTGAAAGCATTGCGATTGAATGGCCCCATCGGCGATCTGCGCGAGCGAACCGAAGCCGCAGTCCAGGCAACCGAGAGTGATGAACTGCTACGCGTGTTTCGGGATGAGTGGTTGAACTAGGTTACCTGGCAGTCAAACCGTTCTTATACCCTGGCAATCGCTAAGCCTACTTCGTATTCGCCGGCACCGCCGCGACAGGTCCGCGAGGCGATCCCCCTTCGTAGATGCTGAACTCGGCCCAGACCGGTAGATGGTCGGACACTTCCAGTCCTTCGGCCAGCGTCAGGTTGAATTGCCGCAGGAAGTCGTACACGCCGTTGCGGCCGGTGTACTCGCTGGTGGCGCTGCGCTGCATGAAGAGGTTGTCGTACAGCTCGCTGCCGCGCGTATTGGTCTTCATGCCGCTGATCGCCCAAGTGATTCCAGGGATCGTCGCGATCTGGCCGAACTGCGATTCGTTGGCGTTGAAGTCACCCAGCAGGATCACGTCGTCTTCGCCGCGAGCATCGTCACGTACCGCACGAAAGACATCGTCCATCACGTCCATCTCTTGCTGCACTTCGTCGGGGTCGACATGCACGTTCACCAGCGTGAAGGTGAATGCCTGGCTCGGATCAGGACCTCGTACACGAAACCACGCGACCAGTGGTTCGCGGTGCAAGACATCGAGCGGATCTTCCACGGTGTAAACCTGTTGCCGATCGACCTGCAGGCTGGCCGTATCAAAGATGTAGGCGAACTGCTCTTTGCTATCGGTTCGTCCCAGACGCGGGCCGATGACAAAGTCGTAGTGCCGACCGGTCGAGTTGATCATCTCGACGAATCGCGGCATGAGGCTTTGATCGGTCGAGCGGATTTCCTGAATGGCGACGACGTCGAACTGGCGAATGATCTCGCAAAGCCGCGCCATCACGTCCGGCTTTTCCATCTTGGCAGTGCCGAAGACCTGAATGTTGAACGAAGCAACGCGAATCGAATCTTGCTTCCGCGCCATCGCCGGGACGGCCACCATCGGATCAGCAGCCGTTGCGGCAGGCTTCGCCGCAGTCGCATCGCGCGGGACAACCACCACGTTGTCGATCCCCTCGATGCGATAGTTCTGGAAAAAGAACCAAGCGCCGGCACCAGCGATCACAGCCAATAGCAAGGCACTCGTCCTTCTCACCGCCAACCTCCTAACGTCCGGTTCTTCTCTTGGTTTTCACCCCCGCGCGCATGACGGGGTGGCAGACCATAGCGGAAACCAGCGGGGCGAATCCATATCATTTCGTGGAGAAATCATTGTCGTTTGTGCTATCAATGCCTATCTTGAAGGAGGGTTTTCCTTCTTGTCATCGGAGCACGGTTGTTTGCGCGGGAGTGCTATCATTGCGAGTCTGCTAGGGCTAAT encodes the following:
- a CDS encoding HEAT repeat domain-containing protein, yielding MTEDPIADELRSLDRSDASRKTEVAAKTLKAALTHSSNRIVQRAAEMIADAELVSLTADLVKAYWRLKRNPLKKDPGCLGKTTIIKALVQLELADMEVFRDGITYRQLEPHWKGEIDTAAELRGVCAIGLVHFTPEIEVLNRCAVLLCDAWPDARLGAAQALGALGQIAAAPLLRLKLLTGDRQAEVHGECCSALLKSDREEGLAFVQQFLTSPDADQCVQTALALGETRQPGTFDILRSVWGRRSELSVRESLLLCIGLLRTTESQEFLLLLIDKRDIRTAADSVKALRLNGPIGDLRERTEAAVQATESDELLRVFRDEWLN
- a CDS encoding endonuclease/exonuclease/phosphatase family protein gives rise to the protein MRRTSALLLAVIAGAGAWFFFQNYRIEGIDNVVVVPRDATAAKPAATAADPMVAVPAMARKQDSIRVASFNIQVFGTAKMEKPDVMARLCEIIRQFDVVAIQEIRSTDQSLMPRFVEMINSTGRHYDFVIGPRLGRTDSKEQFAYIFDTASLQVDRQQVYTVEDPLDVLHREPLVAWFRVRGPDPSQAFTFTLVNVHVDPDEVQQEMDVMDDVFRAVRDDARGEDDVILLGDFNANESQFGQIATIPGITWAISGMKTNTRGSELYDNLFMQRSATSEYTGRNGVYDFLRQFNLTLAEGLEVSDHLPVWAEFSIYEGGSPRGPVAAVPANTK